The Impatiens glandulifera chromosome 8, dImpGla2.1, whole genome shotgun sequence genome includes a window with the following:
- the LOC124911922 gene encoding acyl-CoA-binding domain-containing protein 3-like, which yields MELLLDLLLTLFVAVLLSFLIAKLISFASAGDDQQSSESASGNDLDGTEFLSPELTVEEEEEECRFRYSESQNTERMILQGVHEQVHHFDIIESVNKLESSISSDELVQEQLRESAATNVVVVGSLEKSKSTEIVFISREFPVEIAQEVEVKGEKIESDETTKENLISMVSTRFDESGAFGEVKAVNSLAEEDKIIENVDVNDRIGNEEEVDETTKENLISMVSTRFDESCAFGEVKAVNSLAEEDKIIENVDVNDRIGNEEEVDDTRYGSELNQGGDGWSDGNEDDWEGVEQSKLQKVFNQASKFVAGMSEDIWGNDLHMQLYGLHKVALEGPCQEPQPMAIKLSARSKWVESCYM from the exons TTCTCGACCTCCTTCTCACGCTATTCGTTGCCGTACTTCTTTCTTTCCTCATCGCTAAACTCATCTCATTCGCTTCCGCCGGCGACGATCAACAATCATCGGAGTCAGCATCTGGAAACGATCTCGACGGTACAGAGTTTCTCTCGCCGGAGTTGACGgttgaggaggaggaggaggagtgTAGATTTCGGTATTCAGAGAGCCAAAACACTGAACGAATGATCTTGCAAGGAGTTCACGAACAGGTTCATCACTTTGATATAATAGAATCTGTTAATAAATTAGAATCGTCGATTTCCAGTGACGAGCTTGTGCAGGAACAACTGCGTGAATCTGCCGCGACTAACGTTGTTGTTGTCGGATCGTTAGAGAAGTCCAAGTCCACTGAAATAGTGTTCATCAGTCGTGAGTTTCCCGTAGAAATCGCTCAAGAGGTTGAAGTGAAGGGAGAGAAGATAGAATCTGATGAAACTACAAAGGAAAACCTGATTAGTATGGTCTCCACACGGTTTGATGAATCCGGTGCTTTTGGAGAAGTTAAAGCAGTGAATTCTTTGGCTGAAGAAGATAAGATCATTGAGAATGTTGACGTCAATGATCGGATCGGCAACGAAGAAGAAGTTGATGAAACTACAAAGGAAAACCTAATTAGTATGGTCTCCACACGGTTTGATGAATCCTGTGCTTTTGGAGAAGTTAAAGCAGTTAATTCTTTGGCTGAAGAAGATAAGATCATTGAGAATGTTGACGTCAATGATCGGATCGGCAACGAAGAAGAAGTTGATGACACGCGTTATGGAAGTGAACTGAATCAAGGAGGAGATGGATGGAGTGATGGCAATGAAGATGACTGGGAAGGAGTTGAGCAGAGTAAGCTGCAGAAAGTCTTTAACCAGGCTTCCAAATTCGTCGCTGGTATGAGTGAAGATATTTGGGGGAATGATCTTCATATGCAGCTTTATGGTCTTCACAAGGTTGCTTTGGAAGGACCATGTCAGGAGCCTCAACCTATGGCTATCAAACTTTCTGCCCGATCCAAATG GGTTGAAAGCTGCTATATGTGA
- the LOC124912742 gene encoding polyadenylate-binding protein 2-like: MAQVQQNHVSGPIGGGAMAAPPPPATAGAMEAPPPANAGAMTAPPPATAGTMTTPAATDGTVTAAPPTPATGEDTVAPPANGVAAGNQFGTTSLYVGDLDVNVTDSVLYDHFSHIGQVISVRVCKDMTTRHSLGYGYVNYGNADDANRAIQMLNFTLLNGKSIRVMLSCRDPTLRRSGAGNVFIKNLDKTIDNKQLHDTFSTFGTIISCKVASDHYGFSRGYGFVQFSNEESSKIAIAKLNGMLLNDKPVYVGNFVRKQERETLLDSNKYNNVYVKNLAESITEEELKDIFGEYGAITSVVVMKDADGKSKCFGFVNFENPDNASNCVEGLNGKTFDDKEWYVGRAQKKSDRAVELKSKFEQTAKEIVDKSQGLNLYIKNLDDSIDDDKFKDLFSEFGTITSFKVMRDPNGISRGSGFVAFSTAEESSRALLVMNGKMVVSKPLYVAIAQRKEDRQAKLQAQFSQMRPMTMPPSMSPRMPMYSPGIGQQFIYGQPPPPTMIPSQAGFGYQQQLVPGMRPPGGAAMPNFIYPFIQQAGQYNQQRPGGRRGGGGGPMQQPQSVPLMQQQQMLMPRGGGGRVYRYPPGTRNIVNDAPVSGGGIVPIPVPVSYDNGAGLAQPVPVTALISSLANATPEQQRMMLGENLFPLVHKLENENAAKVTGMLLEMDQTEVLHLLESPEALKAKVSEALDVLRKVQQQQQVSSPTSQMASMSLSDSIVA; this comes from the exons ATGGCACAGGTTCAACAGAATCACGTCTCAGGGCCGATCGGCGGCGGTGCTATGGCGGCACCACCACCACCGGCCACTGCCGGAGCCATGGAGGCACCACCACCGGCCAATGCCGGAGCCATGACGGCACCACCACCAGCCACTGCCGGCACCATGACGACACCAGCAGCCACTGACGGCACCGTTACGGCGGCACCACCAACACCAGCGACCGGAGAAGATACAGTGGCACCACCGGCGAACGGTGTGGCTGCAGGGAATCAGTTTGGTACAACGTCTCTATATGTAGGTGACTTGGACGTCAATGTAACTGATTCTGTATTGTATGATCATTTCAGTCATATAGGTCAGGTCATTTCTGTTAGGGTTTGTAAGGATATGACTACTCGTCATTCTCTCGGCTATGGTTATGTGAATTACGGAAATGCAGATGATG CTAACAGGGCAATTCAAATGCTTAATTTCACTTTACTGAATGGAAAATCAATCAGAGTTATGCTTTCGTGTCGCGATCCTACCTTAAGAAGGAGTGGTGCTGGTAACGTATTCATAAAA AATTTGGACAAAACAATCGACAACAAACAATTACATGATACTTTCAGTACATTTGGAACTATAATTTCTTGCAAGGTAGCATCTGATCATTATGGTTTCTCCAGAGGATATGGTTTTGTGCAGTTTAGCAATGAGGAATCTTCGAAAATAGCAATTGCGAAGTTAAATGGCATGCTATTAAACGACAAACCAGTTTATGTGGGAAACTTTGTTCGTAAACAGGAAAGGGAAACTTTATTAGACAGTAACAAGTATAACAATGTTTATGTGAAGAATCTTGCTGAGTCAATAACAGAGGAAGAATTGAAGGATATATTCGGTGAGTATGGAGCTATTACCAGTGTTGTGGTGATGAAAGATGCTGATGGAAAGTCGAAATGTTTTGGATTTGTTAACTTTGAGAATCCTGATAATGCTTCCAATTGTGTTGAGGGACTAAATGGAAAAACGTTTGATGATAAGGAATGGTATGTTGGGAGAGCTCAGAAGAAATCTGATAGGGCGGTTGAGTTAAAGTCTAAGTTTGAGCAGACTGCTAAAGAAATTGTTGACAAATCTCAAGGACTGAATTTATACATCAAGAATTTGGATGACAGCATTGATGATGATAAGTTTAAGGATTTGTTCTCCGAGTTTGGCACAATTACCTCTTTCAAA gtCATGAGAGATCCTAACGGGATCAGCAGGGGTTCAGGTTTTGTTGCATTCTCAACTGCTGAGGAATCATCTCGTGCA TTATTAGTGATGAATGGAAAAATGGTTGTAAGCAAACCACTTTATGTAGCTATTGCCCAACGAAAAGAAGATAGGCAAGCAAAATTACAG GCTCAGTTTTCTCAGATGCGACCTATGACAATGCCACCATCAATGAGCCCTCGTATGCCAATGTATTCACCGGGGATTGGCCAACAATTCATATATGGACAACCACCACCACCCACCATGATCCCTTCTCAG GCTGGTTTCGGTTATCAGCAACAGCTTGTACCTGGAATGAGGCCTCCTGGTGGTGCAGCAATGCCTAACTTCATTTACCCATTCATCCAACAGGCCGGTCAGTATAACCAACAACGCCCTGGCGGCAGACGCGGAGGAGGTGGTGGTCCTATGCAACAACCGCAATCTGTTCCACTTATGCAACAACAGCAG ATGTTGATGCCTAGAGGAGGAGGAGGGCGTGTTTACCGTTATCCACCAGGAACTCGCAATATCGTGAATGATGCTCCAGTTTCGGGTGGTGGAATAGTTCCTATTCCTGTTCCTGTTTCATATGATAATGGTGCTGGCCTTGCACAACCTGTTCCAGTTACTGCCTTAATCAGTTCTCTTGCAAATGCAACTCCAGAGCAGCAGAGGATG ATGCTGGGTGAAAATCTGTTTCCTTTGGTTCACAAACTGGAAAATGAGAATGCAGCTAAAGTGACAGGAATGCTTCTGGAGATGGACCAGACTGAGGTATTACATTTGCTTGAATCGCCCGAAGCATTGAAAGCTAAAGTGTCGGAAGCTCTAGACGTTTTAAGGAAAGTTCAGCAGCAACAACAGGTAAGTAGCCCAACTAGTCAGATGGCATCGATGTCACTAAGCGACAGTATCGTCGCTTGA